From Chthonomonas sp., the proteins below share one genomic window:
- a CDS encoding putative DNA binding domain-containing protein, translated as MLTNIQIDDGALGRLLEGLQKLGRECEWVEFKESWDEPEDIGEYISALSNSAAIAGMPQGYLIWGVQDGTLDIVGTTFDPSSKKIGNEELENWLSYQVAPRLNLRFIKFEVDGKPLVLLEVDRAFRHPTRFRNDEFIRVGSYKKKLKEHPEKEALLWKQFSETPFEDLAAASDLTAEQVVELLDIESYYRLNDRPLPGDLMKSLEALIVDELIKPETSGRWSVTNLGAVLYARNLDSFRNLGRKVVRIVRYKGNDRIDSVKEWSISKGYAVGYESAVELVMEQMPSREIIESARRISLPMVPKVAVREILANALIHQDFTVAGAGIMVEIFDTRVEISNPGEPMVDTKRLLDLPPRSRNEALASHMRRIGYCEERGSGIDRVVSLVEASQLPAPEFSVPDGSTKATLFGTRPLKDMDADARIRACYWHACLKRVRHEYVTNASLRERFGIDEKNSATVSRLIKEAVESGFIKPHAENSSNRLKRYVPFWV; from the coding sequence GTGCTTACCAATATTCAAATTGACGACGGAGCTCTCGGTCGCTTACTTGAAGGGCTTCAGAAGCTAGGCAGGGAGTGTGAGTGGGTTGAGTTCAAAGAGAGCTGGGATGAGCCAGAGGACATCGGCGAGTACATTTCCGCCCTTTCCAACTCAGCGGCAATAGCGGGGATGCCACAGGGCTACCTGATTTGGGGTGTTCAAGACGGCACTTTGGACATTGTTGGCACAACGTTCGACCCATCGAGCAAGAAGATTGGCAACGAAGAGCTTGAGAATTGGCTTTCCTACCAGGTAGCTCCCCGGCTGAATCTGCGGTTCATCAAGTTTGAAGTTGATGGAAAGCCACTCGTGCTTCTCGAAGTTGACCGGGCATTCCGGCACCCTACTCGATTTAGAAACGATGAGTTCATCCGAGTCGGCTCCTACAAGAAGAAGCTCAAGGAGCACCCGGAGAAGGAGGCACTTCTTTGGAAACAGTTCTCAGAGACACCCTTTGAGGACTTGGCGGCAGCATCTGACCTGACTGCCGAGCAAGTGGTTGAACTGCTTGATATTGAGTCCTACTACCGATTGAACGACCGGCCGCTCCCCGGCGACCTGATGAAGAGCCTTGAGGCGCTCATAGTCGATGAACTAATCAAACCGGAGACTTCCGGTCGGTGGTCGGTCACAAATCTTGGGGCTGTGCTTTATGCTCGCAATCTAGATTCATTCCGAAATCTTGGGCGCAAGGTCGTTCGAATCGTTCGGTACAAGGGCAATGACCGTATTGATTCCGTCAAAGAATGGTCCATCTCCAAGGGCTATGCGGTCGGATACGAAAGTGCAGTCGAACTCGTGATGGAGCAGATGCCGTCAAGGGAGATTATCGAAAGCGCCAGAAGGATTTCGTTGCCGATGGTGCCCAAAGTGGCAGTCCGTGAAATTCTAGCGAATGCCTTGATTCACCAAGACTTTACCGTTGCAGGAGCAGGCATCATGGTCGAAATCTTCGACACTAGGGTTGAGATTTCGAATCCGGGTGAACCGATGGTTGACACCAAGCGTCTGCTCGACCTTCCCCCTCGGTCTCGGAACGAAGCGCTCGCTTCCCACATGAGACGCATCGGCTATTGCGAAGAGAGAGGAAGTGGCATTGACCGAGTAGTGAGCTTAGTCGAGGCATCTCAACTTCCTGCTCCCGAATTCTCTGTTCCTGACGGAAGCACGAAAGCGACCCTCTTTGGGACTCGACCGCTCAAAGATATGGATGCTGATGCCCGCATTCGGGCTTGCTATTGGCATGCATGCTTGAAGCGAGTGAGACATGAGTACGTGACCAATGCAAGTCTGAGAGAGCGATTTGGCATTGACGAAAAGAACAGCGCCACCGTATCCAGACTCATCAAAGAAGCAGTCGAGAGTGGGTTCATCAAGCCTCATGCTGAGAACTCATCGAATCGCCTCAAGCGGTATGTCCCGTTTTGGGTCTGA
- a CDS encoding helix-turn-helix domain-containing protein translates to MRASQDIRIEPSALSLEALDRLSRLFKEGENSTLVSQSGERMVLPSELRRVFAFVLKALEKRQSVCLIPEDEPFTTQAAANFLGMSRPYFMRLLDAGEIPFHRVGTHRRVLYRDLVAFQESRTEVRTASNSRMTQELSEAGAYDRMVEEKGA, encoded by the coding sequence GTGCGTGCAAGTCAGGACATCCGAATCGAGCCTTCTGCCCTCTCTTTAGAGGCTTTGGACAGGCTCTCTAGGCTCTTTAAAGAAGGAGAGAACTCTACTCTGGTGAGTCAGAGCGGGGAAAGGATGGTGCTGCCTTCGGAGCTGCGCAGGGTGTTTGCCTTCGTACTCAAAGCCTTGGAGAAGCGGCAGTCGGTGTGTCTGATTCCTGAAGATGAGCCGTTCACGACCCAAGCCGCCGCAAATTTCCTTGGGATGTCTCGCCCATACTTCATGCGGTTGCTCGATGCTGGAGAGATTCCCTTCCACCGAGTCGGCACCCATCGCAGAGTGCTCTACAGAGACCTTGTTGCATTCCAAGAGAGCCGAACTGAGGTTCGCACAGCATCTAATAGCAGGATGACTCAGGAGCTGTCTGAAGCAGGTGCCTACGACCGAATGGTGGAGGAGAAAGGAGCGTGA
- a CDS encoding type I restriction endonuclease subunit R has protein sequence MELLIVRHLTGLTNEQILKPSSPGVAENPTGYMGAGYALGRTEDFNRDYAIDLVKLCAFLSATQPKVFAQLELGTEGIKRHQFLTRLQGEIAKRGIVDVLRKGVSHQAAHVELFFGTPSPGNKKAKENWDANIFSITRQLKYSKDETQLSLDLCLFLNGLPIATFELKNSLTKQTVEDAVQQYKRDRDSRELLFQFARCLIHLAVDDSEVRFCTHLRDKASWFLPFNKGWNDGAGNPPNPDGLKTDYLWKEILTKEGLTDILENYAERVEEKDPKTNKVKRSLIFPRYHQRDVVRKLIADAKANGAGKRYLIQHSAGSGKSNSIAWLAHQLVGLEKDSTPVFDSVVVVTDRVLLDKQIRDTIKQFAQVGSVVGHAERSGQLKDFLKNGKKIIITTVQKFPFILDDIGSANKDSSFAILIDEAHSSQGGQTAAKMNIALSGTSAEEDEEDTEDHINRIMAARKMLPNASYFAFTATPKNKTLEVFGEAYPEGDGVKHRPFHSYTMKQAIQEGFILDVLKSYTPVNSYYNLVKTVEEDPEFDAKKAQKKLRRYVESHEHAIREKAEIMVDHFHDQVIAKQKIGGQARAMVITGNIKRAIDYYHAFKDYLKERKSPYKAIVAFSGEHEYGGQKVTEASLNGFSSNKIAEEIQEDPYRFLICADKFQTGYDEPLLHTMYVDKPLSGIKAVQTLSRLNRAHPKKHDTFVLDFVNDIDTIQLSFDQYYRTTILARETDPNKLHDLKADLDAAQVYDDASLKRLVELYLQGADRDTLDPILDACVATYLDSLDEDGQVEFKGNAKAFVRTYGFLASVLTYSIASWERLSIFLNFLIPKLPAPKEEDLSKGVLESIDMDSYRVEVRSALSISLTDQDSEIEPVPTSGGGHLPEPELDRLSNILKSFNEQFGNVEWKDGDKIRDVITQEIPEKVAADKAYQNAMLNSDKQNARIEHDKALQRVLVELLSDHTELFKQFSDNPAFKKWLSDANFAVTYNATP, from the coding sequence TTGGAGCTACTCATCGTCCGGCACTTGACCGGACTAACCAACGAGCAGATTCTGAAACCGTCTTCACCAGGCGTTGCCGAGAATCCTACTGGCTACATGGGAGCTGGCTACGCCTTGGGGCGAACTGAAGATTTCAATCGAGATTACGCCATCGACCTGGTTAAGCTCTGCGCCTTTCTCTCAGCGACCCAGCCAAAGGTTTTTGCCCAGCTTGAACTTGGAACAGAGGGAATCAAACGCCATCAGTTCTTAACCCGGCTTCAAGGCGAGATTGCCAAGCGAGGCATCGTTGACGTGTTGCGCAAGGGGGTCTCGCACCAAGCTGCCCATGTTGAGCTGTTCTTCGGAACACCTTCACCGGGAAACAAGAAAGCCAAGGAGAACTGGGACGCCAACATTTTCAGCATCACTCGGCAACTCAAGTATTCCAAGGATGAGACGCAGCTTTCACTCGACCTCTGTCTGTTCCTAAACGGTCTACCGATTGCCACCTTTGAACTGAAGAACAGCCTGACCAAGCAGACGGTCGAAGACGCCGTTCAGCAATACAAGCGAGACCGGGACTCCAGAGAGCTTCTGTTTCAATTTGCCCGCTGTCTGATTCACTTGGCCGTCGATGATTCGGAAGTGCGTTTCTGCACCCACCTCCGGGACAAGGCTTCGTGGTTCTTGCCCTTCAACAAGGGTTGGAACGACGGGGCGGGAAATCCACCCAATCCAGATGGGCTGAAGACCGACTATCTCTGGAAGGAGATTTTGACTAAGGAAGGGCTGACTGACATCCTGGAGAACTATGCCGAGCGAGTCGAGGAGAAAGACCCGAAGACCAACAAGGTCAAGCGCTCGCTCATTTTTCCTCGCTATCACCAACGAGACGTTGTTCGAAAGCTTATTGCCGACGCTAAAGCCAATGGGGCTGGCAAGCGGTACCTGATTCAGCACTCGGCTGGGAGTGGAAAGTCGAACTCGATTGCGTGGTTGGCTCACCAGCTCGTGGGCTTGGAGAAGGACTCCACGCCAGTTTTCGACTCGGTCGTAGTTGTCACTGACCGGGTTCTTCTGGACAAACAGATTCGAGACACCATCAAGCAGTTTGCTCAGGTGGGTTCAGTGGTGGGTCATGCCGAGCGGTCTGGACAGCTTAAGGATTTCCTCAAAAACGGAAAGAAAATCATTATCACAACGGTTCAGAAGTTTCCGTTCATTCTTGATGACATCGGTTCAGCCAACAAAGACAGTTCATTTGCCATCCTGATTGATGAGGCGCATTCAAGCCAAGGTGGTCAGACCGCCGCCAAAATGAACATCGCTCTCTCGGGAACTTCGGCTGAGGAAGACGAAGAGGACACTGAAGACCATATCAACCGCATCATGGCAGCTCGAAAAATGCTGCCGAACGCTTCTTACTTTGCATTCACTGCAACGCCTAAAAACAAGACCCTAGAGGTCTTTGGAGAAGCGTATCCTGAAGGCGACGGCGTGAAGCATCGACCATTCCACAGTTATACGATGAAGCAAGCAATTCAAGAGGGCTTTATCCTAGATGTTTTGAAGAGCTACACCCCCGTGAACAGCTACTACAACTTGGTCAAGACGGTGGAAGAAGACCCTGAGTTTGATGCCAAGAAAGCTCAAAAGAAGCTTCGTCGATACGTTGAGTCCCATGAGCACGCCATCCGGGAGAAGGCGGAAATCATGGTTGACCACTTCCATGACCAGGTCATCGCCAAGCAGAAGATTGGCGGTCAAGCCAGAGCGATGGTCATCACGGGCAACATCAAACGTGCCATCGACTACTATCACGCCTTCAAAGATTATCTGAAGGAGCGAAAGAGCCCGTACAAAGCAATTGTCGCCTTCTCCGGTGAGCACGAATACGGCGGTCAGAAGGTCACCGAGGCTTCGCTTAATGGATTTTCGAGCAACAAGATTGCCGAGGAGATTCAAGAAGACCCTTACCGCTTCCTGATTTGTGCAGACAAGTTCCAGACGGGATACGACGAGCCACTGCTTCACACGATGTATGTGGACAAACCGCTCTCGGGAATCAAGGCGGTTCAGACTCTTTCTCGATTAAACCGAGCGCATCCCAAGAAGCACGACACCTTCGTGCTCGACTTCGTAAACGACATTGACACGATTCAGTTGTCCTTTGACCAATATTATCGGACGACGATTCTGGCACGGGAGACTGACCCCAACAAGCTCCACGACCTGAAGGCAGACCTCGATGCCGCCCAGGTTTACGATGATGCTTCACTGAAGAGGCTCGTCGAGTTGTATCTTCAAGGAGCAGACCGAGACACTCTCGACCCGATTCTAGACGCATGTGTTGCGACGTACCTAGATTCACTTGATGAAGACGGTCAAGTCGAGTTCAAAGGCAATGCAAAGGCATTCGTGCGAACCTACGGATTCCTGGCGTCGGTGCTCACTTACAGCATCGCTTCCTGGGAACGACTGTCCATCTTCTTGAATTTCCTAATTCCCAAACTTCCCGCTCCTAAGGAAGAAGACTTGTCCAAGGGCGTCTTAGAATCCATCGACATGGACAGCTACCGTGTCGAAGTTCGGTCGGCTCTGTCTATCTCATTGACTGACCAGGATTCTGAAATTGAACCGGTACCGACCTCTGGTGGGGGTCATCTTCCCGAACCTGAACTAGACCGTCTCAGTAACATTCTGAAATCGTTCAACGAGCAATTTGGCAATGTTGAATGGAAGGATGGAGACAAGATTCGTGATGTCATCACCCAAGAGATTCCGGAAAAGGTCGCTGCCGACAAAGCCTATCAGAATGCCATGCTGAACTCGGACAAGCAAAACGCCCGCATCGAACACGACAAGGCACTTCAACGGGTTTTGGTGGAGCTTCTTTCAGACCATACAGAGTTGTTCAAGCAGTTCTCAGACAATCCAGCCTTCAAGAAGTGGCTTTCTGACGCGAACTTCGCCGTCACCTACAACGCAACGCCATAA